One Ananas comosus cultivar F153 linkage group 1, ASM154086v1, whole genome shotgun sequence DNA window includes the following coding sequences:
- the LOC109711018 gene encoding MAP kinase kinase kinase mkh1-like isoform X3 codes for MFPAEPWSGRKISSRLRTTHPKAELRALAHQARASCKTGEEFALGFMQERASNSREPSLLPTTSEEQSYADQRTVPISPHVGLRSASDAPATNAVLETEKKGPPSLRRFALGASSEDVRSPGFGKRYDDSPVSSELPPTKMKFLCSFGGKFLPRPGDGKLRYVGGYNHVLQLNKDISWRELLRRTRKLCNKFHAIKYQLPGENINLLISVSSDEDLHLMMDECRVLEDGEHKPRIFLFSSEDGDVDDGSVHSNVGKIDADAERQYVIAVNGLDGSGDAFNKRASASATEMDQLMFELGEAKMSKSASSSATVSAMDLITPLKTPSKPIQVKQHIGVAAYLKNQDNEEQFEEDDMYLYSGHRHQDIFFNKDSNIFFPSPVPTESTTYPSKHKQGITNFSKPLNELKTLPRIVDGLHGEMRIADGEVPRKEIKAKEDSVSEKNDEAALSWHFTDKLPVPTKQHEGSPSDNVPAEPSNAASRVFQTERILREQVEPLIRLAKSDDLIGFQQLGLNENYIMTEESTTAGKSADLSPGGHLNSSDMLSSPAQVPEDVILQIPKSKDFGDAQLNQGEQMFSLEESERSHKSLHKLRSHGSQEDAASQVEKRIDGESYRNSFGSQRKIEKSDKENGVQTTVRSVELKFSPAGAKSCNRSQESPSSTSSPSTPSGNRTAKMCDKFSQCGSQDQGYSLLKISLTRSLENDGSSLLVLNRSHELREDVREANQEQEEYEAERVEEIGLPAVDAISRDLNISNVQIIKNDDLEDLREVGAGTFGTVYHGKWRGTDVAIKRIKNSCFLYHSSQTDKLILEFWREAGILSKLHHPNVVAFYGVVKDGPGGKLATVTEFMVSGSLKKVLLRRDKYLDRRKRLMLAMDAAIGMEYLHSKNIVHFDLKCDNLLVNLKDSSRPICKVADFGLSKMKQTTMVSGGMRGTLPWMAPELLTINSNRVSDKVDVYSFGVVMWEILTGEEPYGDMHYGAVIGGILNNTLRPSVPSSCDVEWRKLMEQCWAANPDQRPSFTQIAAQLRSMLDAVQA; via the exons ATGTTCCCAGCTGAGCCATGGAGTGGTCGGAAAATCTCAAGCCGGCTTCGAACTACCCACCCGAAAGCCGAACTGAGGGCTTTAGCTCACCAGGCCAGGGCTTCTTGCAAG ACCGGCGAGGAGTTTGCGCTTGGATTCATGCAAGAACGGGCCAGCAATTCCCGCGAGCCTTCTCTTCTTCCGACCACTTCTGAAGAACAGAGTTATGCCGATCAGAGGACGGTGCCAATAAGCCCTCACGTCGGTCTCAGAAGTGCTTCTGATGCACCAGCGACGAATGCAGTTTTAGAGACTGAGAAGAAAGGCCCTCCCTCGTTGCGGCGCTTTGCTTTAGGTGCTTCATCCGAAGATGTACGCAGCCCGGGATTCGGTAAAAGGTACGATGATTCCCCTGTGTCTTCCGAATTGCCGCCAACTAAGATGAAGTTCCTCTGTAGCTTCGGCGGGAAATTTTTACCCAGACCAGGTGATGGAAAGCTTAGATATGTTGGAGGTTACAATCATGTCCTTCAGCTGAACAAAGACATATCATGGCGCGAGCTCTTGCGGAGAACGCGGAAGTTGTGCAACAAATTTCACGCAATCAAATACCAATTGCCAGGGGAGAACATTAATTTGCTGATCTCCGTGTCCTCCGACGAAGATTTGCATCTTATGATGGACGAGTGCAGAGTCTTAGAAGACGGTGAACACAAGCCCCggatatttcttttctcttcggAGGACGGCGATGTTGATGATGGCAGTGTGCATTCTAATGTAGGAAAAATTGATGCCGACGCTGAAAGGCAGTATGTGATTGCTGTAAATGGCTTGGATGGATCAGGCGATGCATTCAATAAGCGCGCGAGTGCTTCTGCGACTGAAATGGATCAGTTAATGTTCGAGCTCGGCGAGGCTAAGATGAGCAAAAGTGCTTCTAGTTCAGCTACTGTATCTGCAATGGATTTGATTACTCCGCTGAAGACACCATCTAAACCTATTCAAGTTAAACAGCATATTGGAGTAGCGGCTTATTTGAAAAATCAAGACAATGAAGAGCAGTTCGAGGAGgatgacatgtacctatattccGGGCATCGCCACCAAGATATCTTCTTCAATAAGGACAGCAATATTTTCTTTCCTTCGCCGGTGCCTACAGAATCCACTACTTATCCTAGTAAGCACAAACAAGGCATTACAAATTTCTCGAAGCCGCTCAACGAGCTAAAAACTCTACCTAGGATAGTCGATGGACTTCACGGTGAAATGAGAATTGCAGATGGAGAAGTACCGAGGAAAGAAATAAAAGCCAAAGAAGATAGTGTATCCGAGAAAAACGATGAAGCGGCGTTATCCTGGCACTTTACGGACAAGTTACCTGTGCCGACAAAGCAGCATGAAGGTTCGCCTTCTGACAATGTGCCGGCCGAACCATCTAATGCGGCTTCTCGGGTCTTTCAGACGGAGAGGATCCTGAGGGAGCAAGTGGAGCCTCTCATTCGGTTAGCAAAATCGGATGATTTGATTGGTTTTCAGCAACTTGGGCTTAATGAAAACTACATTATGACTGAAGAATCAACCACCGCTGGCAAATCTGCTGATCTTTCGCCTGGAGGGCACCTAAATTCAAGTGATATGTTGTCTTCACCAGCTCAAGTGCCGGAGGATGTGATATTGCAGATTCCAAAGTCCAAAGATTTTGGAGACGCCCAATTGAATCAGGGAGAACAAATGTTTTCGCTGGAAGAATCGGAAAGATCACATAAATCTTTGCACAAGCTGAGAAGTCATGGTTCTCAAGAAGATGCGGCTAGTCAAGTCGAGAAGCGGATAGACGGAGAGAGCTACCGAAACAGCTTTGGTTCTCAGAGGAAGATTGAGAAATCTGACAAAGAAAATGGAGTTCAAACTACTGTCAGGAGTGTCGAACTAAAATTTTCACCTGCAGGTGCCAAAAGTTGCAATAGAAGTCAGGAAAGTCCGAGTTCTACGTCATCACCGTCTACACCTTCGGGAAATAGAACGGCTAAAATGTGCGACAAATTTTCACAGTGCGGTTCTCAAGATCAAGGCTATAGTCTATTGAAAATTAGCTTGACACGGTCGCTGGAAAATGATGGCAGTAGTTTGCTCGTTTTGAATCGTTCGCACGAACTTAGGGAGGATGTTAGGGAAGCTAACCAGGAGCAAGAG GAATATGAAGCTGAGAGAGTTGAAGAAATCGGTTTGCCTGCAGTGGATGCTATTAGTCGAGATCTGAATATAAGTAATGTACAG ATTATAAAGAATGATGATCTCGAAGATCTTCGAGAGGTAGGTGCCGGTACGTTCGGAACCGTCTATCATGGGAAATGGAGGGGTACAGATGTGGCCATTAAGCGGATAAAGAACAGCTGTTTTCTGTACCACTCATCTCAGACAGATAAGCTG ATCTTGGAATTTTGGCGGGAAGCGGGCATTCTCTCGAAGCTTCACCACCCAAATGTCGTGGCCTTCTACGGAGTTGTGAAAGATGGACCAGGCGGAAAATTAGCTACTGTAACGGAATTTATGGTCAGCGGATCCCTTAAGAAAGTTTTACTGCGCAGGGACAA GTATCTCGATCGCCGTAAGAGGCTAATGCTTGCTATGGATGCTGCTATTGGAATGGAATACTTGCATTCCAAGAATATCGtccattttgatttgaaatgCGATAACTTGCTCGTGAACCTTAAAGATTCCTCGCGTCCAATTTGTAAG GTTGCTGATTTTGGCTTGTCGAAGATGAAGCAAACCACTATGGTATCCGGTGGTATGAGGGGAACACTTCCCTGGATGGCTCCGGAGTTGCTTACCATCAACAGCAACAGGGTATCTGACAAG GTTGATGTGTACTCCTTCGGCGTCGTCATGTGGGAAATTCTCACTGGAGAGGAGCCGTACGGCGATATGCACTACGGAGCAGTCATAG GGGGTATATTGAATAACACATTGAGGCCGAGCGTGCCGAGTTCGTGCGATGTAGAATGGAGGAAACTAATGGAGCAGTGTTGGGCCGCGAACCCCGATCAACGACCTTCGTTTACTCAGATAGCGGCGCAGCTCCGTTCGATGTTGGACGCTGTTCAAGCTTAG
- the LOC109711018 gene encoding MAP kinase kinase kinase mkh1-like isoform X1 yields the protein MEWSENLKPASNYPPESRTEGFSSPGQGFLQGPTNINPRPPVFFVPTGVRHVLNYSFQTGEEFALGFMQERASNSREPSLLPTTSEEQSYADQRTVPISPHVGLRSASDAPATNAVLETEKKGPPSLRRFALGASSEDVRSPGFGKRYDDSPVSSELPPTKMKFLCSFGGKFLPRPGDGKLRYVGGYNHVLQLNKDISWRELLRRTRKLCNKFHAIKYQLPGENINLLISVSSDEDLHLMMDECRVLEDGEHKPRIFLFSSEDGDVDDGSVHSNVGKIDADAERQYVIAVNGLDGSGDAFNKRASASATEMDQLMFELGEAKMSKSASSSATVSAMDLITPLKTPSKPIQVKQHIGVAAYLKNQDNEEQFEEDDMYLYSGHRHQDIFFNKDSNIFFPSPVPTESTTYPSKHKQGITNFSKPLNELKTLPRIVDGLHGEMRIADGEVPRKEIKAKEDSVSEKNDEAALSWHFTDKLPVPTKQHEGSPSDNVPAEPSNAASRVFQTERILREQVEPLIRLAKSDDLIGFQQLGLNENYIMTEESTTAGKSADLSPGGHLNSSDMLSSPAQVPEDVILQIPKSKDFGDAQLNQGEQMFSLEESERSHKSLHKLRSHGSQEDAASQVEKRIDGESYRNSFGSQRKIEKSDKENGVQTTVRSVELKFSPAGAKSCNRSQESPSSTSSPSTPSGNRTAKMCDKFSQCGSQDQGYSLLKISLTRSLENDGSSLLVLNRSHELREDVREANQEQEEYEAERVEEIGLPAVDAISRDLNISNVQIIKNDDLEDLREVGAGTFGTVYHGKWRGTDVAIKRIKNSCFLYHSSQTDKLILEFWREAGILSKLHHPNVVAFYGVVKDGPGGKLATVTEFMVSGSLKKVLLRRDKYLDRRKRLMLAMDAAIGMEYLHSKNIVHFDLKCDNLLVNLKDSSRPICKVADFGLSKMKQTTMVSGGMRGTLPWMAPELLTINSNRVSDKVDVYSFGVVMWEILTGEEPYGDMHYGAVIGGILNNTLRPSVPSSCDVEWRKLMEQCWAANPDQRPSFTQIAAQLRSMLDAVQA from the exons ATGGAGTGGTCGGAAAATCTCAAGCCGGCTTCGAACTACCCACCCGAAAGCCGAACTGAGGGCTTTAGCTCACCAGGCCAGGGCTTCTTGCAAGGTCCCACTAACATCAACCCTCGACCTCCCGTGTTTTTTGTACCAACTGGCGTTAGGCATGTCTTGAATTACTCTTTTCAGACCGGCGAGGAGTTTGCGCTTGGATTCATGCAAGAACGGGCCAGCAATTCCCGCGAGCCTTCTCTTCTTCCGACCACTTCTGAAGAACAGAGTTATGCCGATCAGAGGACGGTGCCAATAAGCCCTCACGTCGGTCTCAGAAGTGCTTCTGATGCACCAGCGACGAATGCAGTTTTAGAGACTGAGAAGAAAGGCCCTCCCTCGTTGCGGCGCTTTGCTTTAGGTGCTTCATCCGAAGATGTACGCAGCCCGGGATTCGGTAAAAGGTACGATGATTCCCCTGTGTCTTCCGAATTGCCGCCAACTAAGATGAAGTTCCTCTGTAGCTTCGGCGGGAAATTTTTACCCAGACCAGGTGATGGAAAGCTTAGATATGTTGGAGGTTACAATCATGTCCTTCAGCTGAACAAAGACATATCATGGCGCGAGCTCTTGCGGAGAACGCGGAAGTTGTGCAACAAATTTCACGCAATCAAATACCAATTGCCAGGGGAGAACATTAATTTGCTGATCTCCGTGTCCTCCGACGAAGATTTGCATCTTATGATGGACGAGTGCAGAGTCTTAGAAGACGGTGAACACAAGCCCCggatatttcttttctcttcggAGGACGGCGATGTTGATGATGGCAGTGTGCATTCTAATGTAGGAAAAATTGATGCCGACGCTGAAAGGCAGTATGTGATTGCTGTAAATGGCTTGGATGGATCAGGCGATGCATTCAATAAGCGCGCGAGTGCTTCTGCGACTGAAATGGATCAGTTAATGTTCGAGCTCGGCGAGGCTAAGATGAGCAAAAGTGCTTCTAGTTCAGCTACTGTATCTGCAATGGATTTGATTACTCCGCTGAAGACACCATCTAAACCTATTCAAGTTAAACAGCATATTGGAGTAGCGGCTTATTTGAAAAATCAAGACAATGAAGAGCAGTTCGAGGAGgatgacatgtacctatattccGGGCATCGCCACCAAGATATCTTCTTCAATAAGGACAGCAATATTTTCTTTCCTTCGCCGGTGCCTACAGAATCCACTACTTATCCTAGTAAGCACAAACAAGGCATTACAAATTTCTCGAAGCCGCTCAACGAGCTAAAAACTCTACCTAGGATAGTCGATGGACTTCACGGTGAAATGAGAATTGCAGATGGAGAAGTACCGAGGAAAGAAATAAAAGCCAAAGAAGATAGTGTATCCGAGAAAAACGATGAAGCGGCGTTATCCTGGCACTTTACGGACAAGTTACCTGTGCCGACAAAGCAGCATGAAGGTTCGCCTTCTGACAATGTGCCGGCCGAACCATCTAATGCGGCTTCTCGGGTCTTTCAGACGGAGAGGATCCTGAGGGAGCAAGTGGAGCCTCTCATTCGGTTAGCAAAATCGGATGATTTGATTGGTTTTCAGCAACTTGGGCTTAATGAAAACTACATTATGACTGAAGAATCAACCACCGCTGGCAAATCTGCTGATCTTTCGCCTGGAGGGCACCTAAATTCAAGTGATATGTTGTCTTCACCAGCTCAAGTGCCGGAGGATGTGATATTGCAGATTCCAAAGTCCAAAGATTTTGGAGACGCCCAATTGAATCAGGGAGAACAAATGTTTTCGCTGGAAGAATCGGAAAGATCACATAAATCTTTGCACAAGCTGAGAAGTCATGGTTCTCAAGAAGATGCGGCTAGTCAAGTCGAGAAGCGGATAGACGGAGAGAGCTACCGAAACAGCTTTGGTTCTCAGAGGAAGATTGAGAAATCTGACAAAGAAAATGGAGTTCAAACTACTGTCAGGAGTGTCGAACTAAAATTTTCACCTGCAGGTGCCAAAAGTTGCAATAGAAGTCAGGAAAGTCCGAGTTCTACGTCATCACCGTCTACACCTTCGGGAAATAGAACGGCTAAAATGTGCGACAAATTTTCACAGTGCGGTTCTCAAGATCAAGGCTATAGTCTATTGAAAATTAGCTTGACACGGTCGCTGGAAAATGATGGCAGTAGTTTGCTCGTTTTGAATCGTTCGCACGAACTTAGGGAGGATGTTAGGGAAGCTAACCAGGAGCAAGAG GAATATGAAGCTGAGAGAGTTGAAGAAATCGGTTTGCCTGCAGTGGATGCTATTAGTCGAGATCTGAATATAAGTAATGTACAG ATTATAAAGAATGATGATCTCGAAGATCTTCGAGAGGTAGGTGCCGGTACGTTCGGAACCGTCTATCATGGGAAATGGAGGGGTACAGATGTGGCCATTAAGCGGATAAAGAACAGCTGTTTTCTGTACCACTCATCTCAGACAGATAAGCTG ATCTTGGAATTTTGGCGGGAAGCGGGCATTCTCTCGAAGCTTCACCACCCAAATGTCGTGGCCTTCTACGGAGTTGTGAAAGATGGACCAGGCGGAAAATTAGCTACTGTAACGGAATTTATGGTCAGCGGATCCCTTAAGAAAGTTTTACTGCGCAGGGACAA GTATCTCGATCGCCGTAAGAGGCTAATGCTTGCTATGGATGCTGCTATTGGAATGGAATACTTGCATTCCAAGAATATCGtccattttgatttgaaatgCGATAACTTGCTCGTGAACCTTAAAGATTCCTCGCGTCCAATTTGTAAG GTTGCTGATTTTGGCTTGTCGAAGATGAAGCAAACCACTATGGTATCCGGTGGTATGAGGGGAACACTTCCCTGGATGGCTCCGGAGTTGCTTACCATCAACAGCAACAGGGTATCTGACAAG GTTGATGTGTACTCCTTCGGCGTCGTCATGTGGGAAATTCTCACTGGAGAGGAGCCGTACGGCGATATGCACTACGGAGCAGTCATAG GGGGTATATTGAATAACACATTGAGGCCGAGCGTGCCGAGTTCGTGCGATGTAGAATGGAGGAAACTAATGGAGCAGTGTTGGGCCGCGAACCCCGATCAACGACCTTCGTTTACTCAGATAGCGGCGCAGCTCCGTTCGATGTTGGACGCTGTTCAAGCTTAG
- the LOC109711018 gene encoding MAP kinase kinase kinase mkh1-like isoform X2 has product MEWSENLKPASNYPPESRTEGFSSPGQGFLQGPTNINPRPPVFFVPTGVRHVLNYSFQTGEEFALGFMQERASNSREPSLLPTTSEEQSYADQRTVPISPHVGLRSASDAPATNAVLETEKKGPPSLRRFALGASSEDVRSPGFGKSFGGKFLPRPGDGKLRYVGGYNHVLQLNKDISWRELLRRTRKLCNKFHAIKYQLPGENINLLISVSSDEDLHLMMDECRVLEDGEHKPRIFLFSSEDGDVDDGSVHSNVGKIDADAERQYVIAVNGLDGSGDAFNKRASASATEMDQLMFELGEAKMSKSASSSATVSAMDLITPLKTPSKPIQVKQHIGVAAYLKNQDNEEQFEEDDMYLYSGHRHQDIFFNKDSNIFFPSPVPTESTTYPSKHKQGITNFSKPLNELKTLPRIVDGLHGEMRIADGEVPRKEIKAKEDSVSEKNDEAALSWHFTDKLPVPTKQHEGSPSDNVPAEPSNAASRVFQTERILREQVEPLIRLAKSDDLIGFQQLGLNENYIMTEESTTAGKSADLSPGGHLNSSDMLSSPAQVPEDVILQIPKSKDFGDAQLNQGEQMFSLEESERSHKSLHKLRSHGSQEDAASQVEKRIDGESYRNSFGSQRKIEKSDKENGVQTTVRSVELKFSPAGAKSCNRSQESPSSTSSPSTPSGNRTAKMCDKFSQCGSQDQGYSLLKISLTRSLENDGSSLLVLNRSHELREDVREANQEQEEYEAERVEEIGLPAVDAISRDLNISNVQIIKNDDLEDLREVGAGTFGTVYHGKWRGTDVAIKRIKNSCFLYHSSQTDKLILEFWREAGILSKLHHPNVVAFYGVVKDGPGGKLATVTEFMVSGSLKKVLLRRDKYLDRRKRLMLAMDAAIGMEYLHSKNIVHFDLKCDNLLVNLKDSSRPICKVADFGLSKMKQTTMVSGGMRGTLPWMAPELLTINSNRVSDKVDVYSFGVVMWEILTGEEPYGDMHYGAVIGGILNNTLRPSVPSSCDVEWRKLMEQCWAANPDQRPSFTQIAAQLRSMLDAVQA; this is encoded by the exons ATGGAGTGGTCGGAAAATCTCAAGCCGGCTTCGAACTACCCACCCGAAAGCCGAACTGAGGGCTTTAGCTCACCAGGCCAGGGCTTCTTGCAAGGTCCCACTAACATCAACCCTCGACCTCCCGTGTTTTTTGTACCAACTGGCGTTAGGCATGTCTTGAATTACTCTTTTCAGACCGGCGAGGAGTTTGCGCTTGGATTCATGCAAGAACGGGCCAGCAATTCCCGCGAGCCTTCTCTTCTTCCGACCACTTCTGAAGAACAGAGTTATGCCGATCAGAGGACGGTGCCAATAAGCCCTCACGTCGGTCTCAGAAGTGCTTCTGATGCACCAGCGACGAATGCAGTTTTAGAGACTGAGAAGAAAGGCCCTCCCTCGTTGCGGCGCTTTGCTTTAGGTGCTTCATCCGAAGATGTACGCAGCCCGGGATTCGGTAAAAG CTTCGGCGGGAAATTTTTACCCAGACCAGGTGATGGAAAGCTTAGATATGTTGGAGGTTACAATCATGTCCTTCAGCTGAACAAAGACATATCATGGCGCGAGCTCTTGCGGAGAACGCGGAAGTTGTGCAACAAATTTCACGCAATCAAATACCAATTGCCAGGGGAGAACATTAATTTGCTGATCTCCGTGTCCTCCGACGAAGATTTGCATCTTATGATGGACGAGTGCAGAGTCTTAGAAGACGGTGAACACAAGCCCCggatatttcttttctcttcggAGGACGGCGATGTTGATGATGGCAGTGTGCATTCTAATGTAGGAAAAATTGATGCCGACGCTGAAAGGCAGTATGTGATTGCTGTAAATGGCTTGGATGGATCAGGCGATGCATTCAATAAGCGCGCGAGTGCTTCTGCGACTGAAATGGATCAGTTAATGTTCGAGCTCGGCGAGGCTAAGATGAGCAAAAGTGCTTCTAGTTCAGCTACTGTATCTGCAATGGATTTGATTACTCCGCTGAAGACACCATCTAAACCTATTCAAGTTAAACAGCATATTGGAGTAGCGGCTTATTTGAAAAATCAAGACAATGAAGAGCAGTTCGAGGAGgatgacatgtacctatattccGGGCATCGCCACCAAGATATCTTCTTCAATAAGGACAGCAATATTTTCTTTCCTTCGCCGGTGCCTACAGAATCCACTACTTATCCTAGTAAGCACAAACAAGGCATTACAAATTTCTCGAAGCCGCTCAACGAGCTAAAAACTCTACCTAGGATAGTCGATGGACTTCACGGTGAAATGAGAATTGCAGATGGAGAAGTACCGAGGAAAGAAATAAAAGCCAAAGAAGATAGTGTATCCGAGAAAAACGATGAAGCGGCGTTATCCTGGCACTTTACGGACAAGTTACCTGTGCCGACAAAGCAGCATGAAGGTTCGCCTTCTGACAATGTGCCGGCCGAACCATCTAATGCGGCTTCTCGGGTCTTTCAGACGGAGAGGATCCTGAGGGAGCAAGTGGAGCCTCTCATTCGGTTAGCAAAATCGGATGATTTGATTGGTTTTCAGCAACTTGGGCTTAATGAAAACTACATTATGACTGAAGAATCAACCACCGCTGGCAAATCTGCTGATCTTTCGCCTGGAGGGCACCTAAATTCAAGTGATATGTTGTCTTCACCAGCTCAAGTGCCGGAGGATGTGATATTGCAGATTCCAAAGTCCAAAGATTTTGGAGACGCCCAATTGAATCAGGGAGAACAAATGTTTTCGCTGGAAGAATCGGAAAGATCACATAAATCTTTGCACAAGCTGAGAAGTCATGGTTCTCAAGAAGATGCGGCTAGTCAAGTCGAGAAGCGGATAGACGGAGAGAGCTACCGAAACAGCTTTGGTTCTCAGAGGAAGATTGAGAAATCTGACAAAGAAAATGGAGTTCAAACTACTGTCAGGAGTGTCGAACTAAAATTTTCACCTGCAGGTGCCAAAAGTTGCAATAGAAGTCAGGAAAGTCCGAGTTCTACGTCATCACCGTCTACACCTTCGGGAAATAGAACGGCTAAAATGTGCGACAAATTTTCACAGTGCGGTTCTCAAGATCAAGGCTATAGTCTATTGAAAATTAGCTTGACACGGTCGCTGGAAAATGATGGCAGTAGTTTGCTCGTTTTGAATCGTTCGCACGAACTTAGGGAGGATGTTAGGGAAGCTAACCAGGAGCAAGAG GAATATGAAGCTGAGAGAGTTGAAGAAATCGGTTTGCCTGCAGTGGATGCTATTAGTCGAGATCTGAATATAAGTAATGTACAG ATTATAAAGAATGATGATCTCGAAGATCTTCGAGAGGTAGGTGCCGGTACGTTCGGAACCGTCTATCATGGGAAATGGAGGGGTACAGATGTGGCCATTAAGCGGATAAAGAACAGCTGTTTTCTGTACCACTCATCTCAGACAGATAAGCTG ATCTTGGAATTTTGGCGGGAAGCGGGCATTCTCTCGAAGCTTCACCACCCAAATGTCGTGGCCTTCTACGGAGTTGTGAAAGATGGACCAGGCGGAAAATTAGCTACTGTAACGGAATTTATGGTCAGCGGATCCCTTAAGAAAGTTTTACTGCGCAGGGACAA GTATCTCGATCGCCGTAAGAGGCTAATGCTTGCTATGGATGCTGCTATTGGAATGGAATACTTGCATTCCAAGAATATCGtccattttgatttgaaatgCGATAACTTGCTCGTGAACCTTAAAGATTCCTCGCGTCCAATTTGTAAG GTTGCTGATTTTGGCTTGTCGAAGATGAAGCAAACCACTATGGTATCCGGTGGTATGAGGGGAACACTTCCCTGGATGGCTCCGGAGTTGCTTACCATCAACAGCAACAGGGTATCTGACAAG GTTGATGTGTACTCCTTCGGCGTCGTCATGTGGGAAATTCTCACTGGAGAGGAGCCGTACGGCGATATGCACTACGGAGCAGTCATAG GGGGTATATTGAATAACACATTGAGGCCGAGCGTGCCGAGTTCGTGCGATGTAGAATGGAGGAAACTAATGGAGCAGTGTTGGGCCGCGAACCCCGATCAACGACCTTCGTTTACTCAGATAGCGGCGCAGCTCCGTTCGATGTTGGACGCTGTTCAAGCTTAG